One Cucumis sativus cultivar 9930 chromosome 1, Cucumber_9930_V3, whole genome shotgun sequence DNA segment encodes these proteins:
- the LOC101219029 gene encoding aldehyde dehydrogenase family 2 member C4 — protein sequence MDQNNNHTHSNGKNSDSHPNIPQIKFTKLFINGEFVDSVSGKTFDTIDPRTEQVIATVAAGDKEDVDLAVKAARQAFDHGPWPRMSGAERGRIMTKLAGLIDEHKEEVAALDTIDAGKLFVLGKIMDIPGAANTLRYYAGAADKFHGEVLKMSKPLHGYTLLEPIGVVGHIIPWNFPTTMFWLKVSPALAAGCTMIVKPAEQTPLSALFYAHLAKLAGIPDGVLNVVTGYGSTAGSSIANHMDVDKLSFTGSTKVGRLVMQAASASNLKQVSLELGGKSPLLIFNDADLEKAADLALLAIFYNKGEICVAGSRVLVQEGIYDEFVKKITEKAKSWAVGDPFDPNVKYGPQVDKKQMDKILKYIEHGKREGATLVTGGKRIGNVGYYIEPTIFTNVKEDSLIAQDEIFGPVLSVIKFKTIEDGIRSANNTKYGLAAGIVTNSLDIANTVSRSIRAGTIWINCYFAFDPSCPFGGYKESGFGRDSGMHAINKYLQTKSVVIPLVNTPWL from the exons ATGgaccaaaataataatcatactCACTCCAATGGAAAAAATTCTGATTCTCATCCCAATATACCTCAAATCAAATTCACTAAACTCTTCATCAATGGAGAATTCGTTGATTCCGTTTCAG GAAAAACTTTTGATACCATAGATCCGAGAACTGAGCAAGTTATTGCCACGGTTGCCGCCGGTGACAAAGAAGATGTTGATCTCGCCGTGAAAGCCGCCCGTCAAGCCTTTGACCATGGCCCTTGGCCCCGTATGTCCGGCGCC GAGAGAGGGAGGATTATGACGAAACTAGCGGGATTGATAGATGAACACAAGGAGGAAGTGGCAGCGTTGGATACGATTGACGCTGGAAAATTGTTTGTGTTAGGAAAGATCATGGATATACCGGGAGCTGCAAATACACTACGGTACTACGCAGGTGCAGCGGATAAATTCCACGGTGAGGTattgaaaatgtcaaaacCGCTTCACGGTTACACGTTATTGGAACCCATCGGAGTGGTGGGCCACATCATACCCTGGAATTTTCCCACCACCATGTTCTGGCTCAAAGTCAGCCCCGCTTTAGCCGCCGGTTGCACCATGATCGTCAAGCCCGCCGAACAAACGCCCCTCTCCGCACTCTTTTACGCCCATCTCGCTAAACTG gCTGGTATACCAGATGGAGTACTCAACGTTGTGACTGGATATGGTTCCACAGCAGGTTCAAGCATTGCCAACCACATGGACGTTGACAAG TTGAGCTTCACAGGATCAACCAAAGTGGGAAGACTAGTAATGCAAGCAGCAAGTGCCAGTAATCTGAAGCAAGTGTCCTTAGAATTAGGAGGCAAATCGCCACTTCTAATCTTTAATGATGCGGATCTCGAAAAAGCCGCTGATCTAGCTCTTCTCGCCATCTTTTACAACAAG GGAGAAATTTGCGTGGCTGGCTCTCGAGTTTTAGTTCAAGAAGGAATCTACGACGAATTTGTGAAAAAGATAACTGAAAAGGCAAAATCTTGGGCTGTGGGGGACCCTTTTGACCCTAATGTTAAATATGGACCCCAG GTGGATAAAAAGCAAATGgataagattttgaaatacaTAGAACATGGTAAAAGAGAGGGAGCAACGTTGGTAACTGGGGGCAAGCGTATAGGAAATGTGGGCTATTACATTGAACCCACAATCTTTACAAATGTCAAG GAAGATTCACTAATTGCTCAAGACGAAATATTCGGACCCGTCCTCTCTGTCATTAAATTCaa GACAATTGAGGATGGAATCAGGAGTGCAAACAATACCAAGTATGGGTTAGCAGCTGGGATAGTGACTAATAGCTTAGACATAGCGAACACGGTGTCGAGGTCCATCCGAGCTGGTACGATTTGGATAAATTGTTACTTTGCTTTCGATCCAAGCTGCCCATTTGGAGGGTATAAGGAGAGTGGGTTTGGAAGAGACTCCGGAATGCATGCGATTAACAAGTATCTTCAAACTAAGTCTGTTGTGATTCCTTTGGTTAACACTCCTTGGCTTTGA